One segment of Paenibacillus pabuli DNA contains the following:
- the tpiA gene encoding triose-phosphate isomerase — MRTPIIAGNWKMFKTVSESNDFIQEVKGKAEVEGVETVICAPFTNLPTLVEAVKGTNIKIGAQNLHFEDNGAFTGEISGVMLKDLGVDYVIIGHSERRQYFAETDETVNKKLHAAFRHGLTPIFCLGETLEEREANQTKDVCKVQTEAAFAGLSADQAAQVVIAYEPIWAIGTGKSSTSQDANEVIAYIRSLVKDLYDEKVADAVRIQYGGSVKPENVTEYLGQSDIDGALVGGASLQPASFIALVEGAK; from the coding sequence ATGAGAACACCGATTATCGCAGGTAACTGGAAAATGTTCAAAACGGTTTCCGAATCCAATGACTTCATTCAGGAAGTTAAAGGAAAAGCGGAAGTTGAAGGCGTAGAGACTGTAATCTGTGCACCGTTTACAAATCTGCCTACATTGGTAGAAGCTGTGAAAGGCACAAACATCAAAATTGGTGCTCAAAATCTTCACTTTGAAGACAACGGTGCATTCACTGGTGAAATCAGCGGCGTAATGCTGAAAGACCTGGGCGTGGATTATGTAATCATTGGTCATTCGGAGCGCCGTCAATATTTTGCGGAAACCGATGAAACTGTAAATAAAAAGTTGCATGCAGCATTCCGTCACGGATTGACTCCAATCTTCTGTCTTGGTGAAACGCTTGAAGAGCGCGAAGCAAACCAAACAAAAGACGTATGCAAAGTGCAAACAGAAGCTGCTTTTGCAGGTTTGTCTGCAGATCAAGCGGCACAAGTGGTTATCGCTTATGAACCAATCTGGGCGATTGGTACAGGTAAATCCTCCACATCCCAAGATGCGAATGAAGTTATTGCTTACATCCGCAGCCTGGTGAAGGATCTGTACGATGAGAAGGTTGCTGATGCAGTTCGTATCCAATACGGCGGCAGTGTTAAACCAGAGAACGTAACAGAATACCTCGGACAAAGCGACATCGACGGCGCGCTTGTTGGCGGTGCCAGCCTGCAGCCGGCTTCGTTCATCGCGCTTGTTGAGGGGGCGAAGTAA
- a CDS encoding phosphoglycerate kinase, which produces MNKKSVRDIELTGKRAFVRVDFNVPLEDGKITDDKRIRATLPTINYLIEKGAKIILASHMGRPNGEVVESMRLTPAAERLSELLGKKVVKADDSIGETVKAQVAELNNGDVLLLENVRFHAGEEKNDPELAKQFAELADVFVNDAFGAAHRAHASTEGIAHLLPAVSGLLMEKELDVLGKAISNPERPFTAIIGGSKVKDKIDVIDNLLNIADNVIIGGGLSYTFMKAQGHEVGQSLLDESKLDVALGFIEKAKKLGKNFYLPVDIVISDDFSANANTKVVEVGDIPADWEGIDIGPKTREIYADVVKNSKLVVWNGPMGVFEIEPFSHGTRAVAEACATTDAYTVIGGGDSAAAAEKFKLADKMDHISTGGGASLEFMEGKVLPGVVALNDK; this is translated from the coding sequence ATGAATAAAAAAAGTGTACGCGATATCGAATTGACAGGAAAACGGGCTTTTGTCCGTGTAGATTTCAATGTGCCGCTCGAAGATGGTAAAATTACAGATGACAAACGTATTCGTGCAACGCTGCCAACGATCAACTATTTGATCGAAAAAGGCGCGAAAATCATTCTGGCGAGCCACATGGGTCGTCCAAATGGCGAAGTTGTGGAATCCATGCGTTTGACTCCAGCAGCTGAGCGTTTGTCCGAGCTGCTTGGTAAAAAAGTAGTAAAAGCTGACGATTCCATCGGTGAAACAGTTAAAGCACAAGTTGCTGAACTGAACAACGGTGACGTATTGTTGCTTGAAAACGTTCGTTTCCATGCAGGTGAAGAGAAAAACGATCCAGAACTGGCAAAACAATTTGCTGAACTGGCTGACGTATTCGTTAACGATGCTTTCGGAGCAGCTCACAGAGCACATGCTTCTACAGAAGGTATCGCTCACTTGCTGCCAGCGGTATCAGGTCTTTTGATGGAGAAAGAACTTGATGTGCTCGGCAAAGCTATCTCCAATCCTGAGCGTCCTTTCACGGCAATCATTGGTGGATCCAAAGTTAAGGACAAAATCGATGTCATCGACAACCTGCTCAACATTGCAGACAACGTAATCATCGGTGGAGGATTGTCCTATACATTCATGAAGGCTCAAGGCCACGAAGTAGGTCAATCCCTGTTGGATGAGTCTAAACTGGATGTTGCTCTGGGCTTCATCGAAAAAGCAAAAAAACTGGGTAAAAACTTCTATCTGCCAGTAGATATCGTCATTTCTGATGATTTCAGCGCTAATGCAAACACGAAAGTGGTTGAAGTTGGCGACATTCCTGCAGATTGGGAAGGTATCGACATCGGTCCTAAAACACGTGAGATCTATGCTGACGTTGTTAAAAACTCCAAACTTGTTGTATGGAACGGACCAATGGGCGTATTCGAAATCGAGCCATTCTCCCACGGTACTCGTGCAGTGGCGGAAGCTTGCGCAACAACAGATGCTTACACTGTAATTGGTGGCGGCGACTCTGCAGCAGCAGCTGAGAAGTTCAAACTGGCTGACAAAATGGACCACATCTCCACAGGTGGCGGTGCATCGCTGGAATTCATGGAAGGCAAAGTGCTTCCAGGTGTAGTTGCATTGAACGACAAGTAA
- the secG gene encoding preprotein translocase subunit SecG codes for MDIALKLLLVVFSIGLITVVLLQHGKSAGLAGAISGGAEHLFGKTKARGLDLFLQRATVVLGAGFMILAIIVTVISK; via the coding sequence ATGGATATTGCTTTGAAATTGCTGCTCGTTGTTTTCTCGATCGGTCTAATCACTGTAGTATTGCTGCAGCACGGGAAAAGCGCTGGTTTGGCGGGTGCCATCTCCGGTGGTGCGGAACATCTTTTCGGTAAAACGAAAGCGCGCGGATTGGATCTTTTCCTGCAACGTGCAACCGTTGTACTGGGTGCAGGATTTATGATCTTGGCTATTATTGTTACAGTCATTTCCAAGTAA
- the rnr gene encoding ribonuclease R: MITEQQLLDFMRETAYKPMTYQELEQHFEIEDAADFKAFLIMLNSLEESGKILLTRNNRYGMPERMDLVRGRLQAHAKGFAFLIPEDKEHPDVYIHANDMKSAMNGDTVLVKVTSQGPSNGRLEGEIVRIVTRAVTQVVGVFQSHEVYGFVIPDDKRINRDIFIPRTNFAGAVDGQKVVAKIVSYPEGRAAAEGEVIEILGHKDDPGIDILSVIRKHQLPEAFPDEVVEEAEQAPESITDEEIVQQGRRDLRGLNIVTIDGEDAKDLDDAVNVEKLPNGNYRLGVHIADVGYYVRENSKLDQEAYNRGCSVYLVDRVIPMLPHRLSNGICSLNPQVDRLTLSCEMEFNDQMKVVNHDIFTSVIKTKERMTYSNVRKILEGEEPELLERYKDLVDDFHLMKEIALKLRAMRMRRGAVDFDFEESKIIVDEEGKPVDIVKRERSIAEQIIEEFMLAANETVAEHFHWLKVPFIYRVHEDPDQEKLQNFLAFAANFGHHVKGRGNAIHPRALQSLLEDINGTKEQTVISTMMLRSMKQAKYDAEMSGHFGLAAEFYSHFTSPIRRYPDLVIHRVIREVIENNGALPENRQEYLAARMSDIAQQSSERERVAVEAERDTEKMKKAEYMLEKVGEEFEGMISSVTSFGMFIELENTVEGLIRLSALTDDYYHFDDQHMALIGERTSKVFRIGDEVKIRVARVSMEEYTIDFEMVDMKPRSERPGGFGGGNRGGRGGRPAGGGGRSGAKGGSGGFSSSRGGKGSGSGSRGGRATEESSKGGRGSFSGKGGGKPKGERRTGDASAPAAARGKGTGAVSFGFGSGKGGYSSATSSQDNSTGSQGTDLNSGKGRGEGSFKSGKGNKGGGERKKTSPSGIFIGEAATPGGTQEGGAPRRKRKKNKGASANGTAAFVRKKKK; encoded by the coding sequence ATGATAACAGAACAACAATTGCTCGACTTCATGCGGGAAACCGCTTATAAACCGATGACCTATCAGGAGCTGGAACAGCACTTCGAGATTGAAGATGCGGCTGATTTCAAAGCCTTTTTGATTATGCTGAATTCGCTGGAGGAATCCGGCAAGATTCTGCTGACCCGTAACAACCGTTACGGCATGCCTGAACGTATGGACCTGGTTCGCGGACGGCTGCAGGCCCATGCGAAGGGATTTGCTTTTCTCATCCCTGAGGATAAAGAGCATCCGGATGTCTACATCCATGCGAATGATATGAAGAGTGCGATGAATGGGGACACAGTCCTTGTTAAAGTGACGTCTCAGGGCCCATCCAACGGCCGTTTGGAAGGCGAGATCGTGCGCATTGTTACACGTGCAGTTACCCAAGTGGTTGGTGTATTCCAGAGCCATGAGGTATATGGGTTCGTCATTCCGGACGACAAGCGGATTAACCGTGATATTTTCATTCCACGTACGAATTTTGCCGGGGCTGTGGATGGACAAAAAGTCGTTGCCAAAATTGTGAGCTACCCGGAGGGCCGCGCTGCCGCGGAAGGCGAAGTTATTGAGATTCTTGGACACAAGGATGATCCGGGCATTGATATTTTGTCTGTCATTCGCAAACATCAGCTGCCTGAAGCATTCCCGGATGAAGTGGTGGAAGAAGCGGAACAAGCTCCGGAATCCATTACGGATGAAGAGATCGTACAACAGGGTCGCCGTGACTTGCGTGGGTTGAACATCGTAACCATCGATGGCGAAGACGCCAAAGATCTGGACGATGCAGTTAATGTGGAGAAGCTGCCGAACGGTAACTACCGTCTGGGTGTTCATATTGCGGATGTCGGATACTATGTACGTGAGAACTCCAAACTGGATCAGGAAGCATACAATCGCGGATGCAGTGTGTACTTGGTCGACCGTGTTATTCCAATGCTGCCGCATCGTCTGTCGAACGGGATTTGCAGTTTGAATCCGCAGGTGGATCGCCTTACGCTGTCCTGTGAAATGGAGTTCAACGACCAGATGAAGGTTGTAAACCACGACATTTTCACGAGTGTGATCAAAACCAAAGAGCGTATGACGTATTCCAACGTTCGTAAAATTCTTGAAGGCGAAGAGCCGGAGTTGCTGGAGCGTTACAAGGATTTGGTGGATGACTTTCATCTGATGAAAGAAATAGCCTTGAAGCTTCGCGCCATGCGTATGCGCAGGGGTGCGGTTGACTTTGATTTTGAAGAATCCAAAATCATCGTAGATGAAGAAGGCAAACCGGTCGATATCGTAAAACGTGAGCGTTCCATTGCGGAGCAAATTATCGAGGAATTCATGCTTGCGGCCAACGAAACGGTGGCAGAGCACTTCCACTGGCTGAAGGTTCCGTTTATCTATCGTGTGCATGAAGATCCTGATCAGGAGAAATTGCAAAATTTCCTCGCCTTTGCGGCGAATTTTGGACACCATGTAAAAGGACGCGGTAACGCGATCCATCCACGTGCGCTTCAATCTCTGCTTGAGGATATTAATGGAACGAAGGAACAAACGGTCATCAGTACGATGATGCTGCGTTCCATGAAGCAGGCGAAGTATGATGCGGAGATGTCGGGTCACTTTGGCCTTGCGGCAGAGTTCTACAGTCACTTTACGTCACCGATTCGTCGTTATCCCGATCTTGTCATTCACCGTGTCATTCGGGAAGTGATTGAGAACAACGGTGCTTTGCCGGAGAATCGTCAGGAATACCTGGCAGCACGCATGTCTGACATTGCACAGCAATCGTCTGAGCGTGAACGTGTGGCGGTTGAAGCCGAGCGGGATACAGAGAAAATGAAGAAAGCCGAGTACATGCTCGAGAAGGTCGGGGAAGAATTTGAAGGCATGATCAGCAGTGTAACCAGCTTCGGCATGTTCATTGAACTCGAGAATACGGTAGAAGGCTTGATCCGACTGAGTGCCCTGACGGACGACTATTACCATTTTGACGATCAGCATATGGCCCTGATTGGTGAACGTACCTCGAAGGTGTTCCGTATCGGAGATGAAGTGAAGATCCGTGTTGCACGCGTAAGCATGGAAGAGTACACCATTGACTTTGAAATGGTCGATATGAAGCCACGCAGCGAACGGCCAGGCGGTTTTGGTGGCGGCAACCGAGGCGGCAGAGGCGGACGTCCTGCTGGCGGTGGTGGCCGGAGTGGCGCCAAAGGCGGTTCCGGTGGATTCAGTAGCTCGCGCGGTGGTAAAGGCAGCGGTAGCGGCAGCCGTGGTGGAAGAGCGACGGAAGAGAGCAGCAAAGGTGGACGTGGCAGCTTCAGTGGAAAAGGTGGCGGTAAACCGAAAGGTGAACGTCGCACAGGAGATGCCAGTGCACCAGCTGCTGCTCGCGGCAAAGGCACTGGAGCGGTAAGCTTTGGTTTTGGATCAGGTAAAGGTGGATACAGCTCTGCAACGTCCAGTCAGGACAATAGCACTGGCAGCCAAGGTACTGACCTGAACAGTGGTAAAGGCCGTGGAGAAGGCAGCTTCAAATCTGGCAAGGGTAATAAAGGTGGCGGTGAACGCAAGAAGACTTCACCTAGTGGGATCTTTATCGGCGAGGCAGCTACACCGGGAGGTACGCAAGAAGGCGGAGCTCCGCGCCGTAAACGGAAAAAGAATAAAGGCGCATCTGCTAATGGAACAGCAGCTTTTGTACGGAAGAAGAAAAAGTAA
- the gpmI gene encoding 2,3-bisphosphoglycerate-independent phosphoglycerate mutase — MTAPKPVALIIMDGFGLRNTVEGNAVAQAKKPNYDRFMSQFPHTTLTACGEAVGLPEGQMGNSEVGHLNIGAGRIVYQDLTRISKSIRDGEFFDNETLVKAVREAKQNGKKLHLYGLLSDGGVHSHIDHLFAMLDLAKKEEMNDVYIHAFLDGRDVMPDSGKDFMKKLIAKIEEVGVGQIATVQGRYYAMDRDKRWERVEKSYRAIVYGDGPKYIDPLRAVEESYEKSVFDEFVEPTVIVKADGEPVGLVESGDSVIFLNFRPDRAIQLSQVFTNKDFRGFDRGPKFPEGLHFVCLTLFSETVEGYVAYSPKNLDNTLGEVLVQNNKKQLRIAETEKYPHVTFFFSGGRDVELPGETRVLINSPKVATYDLQPEMSAYEVADACVREIEADKHDAIILNFANPDMVGHSGMLEPTIKAVEVTDECMGRVVDAVLAKGGVVLITADHGNADMVFDEQGRPFTAHTTNPVPFIVTDANVTLREGGILADIAPTILDLMQLPKPEEMTGTSVIATRK, encoded by the coding sequence ATGACAGCTCCAAAACCTGTAGCACTGATCATCATGGATGGCTTCGGTCTTCGTAATACGGTAGAAGGCAACGCAGTAGCGCAAGCCAAAAAACCGAACTACGATCGCTTTATGAGCCAATTCCCACACACAACACTCACTGCTTGCGGTGAAGCTGTAGGTTTGCCAGAAGGGCAAATGGGGAACTCCGAGGTAGGTCACCTGAACATTGGTGCTGGCCGGATCGTATACCAGGATTTGACCCGTATCTCCAAATCGATTCGTGACGGAGAGTTCTTCGACAATGAAACACTTGTCAAAGCTGTACGCGAAGCGAAGCAAAACGGTAAAAAGCTTCACCTGTATGGATTGTTGTCTGATGGCGGCGTACATAGTCACATCGACCACCTGTTTGCCATGCTGGATCTGGCCAAAAAAGAAGAAATGAATGATGTTTATATTCATGCCTTCCTGGATGGTCGTGACGTTATGCCAGACAGCGGTAAAGACTTCATGAAGAAGCTGATCGCCAAAATTGAGGAAGTCGGTGTAGGACAAATCGCAACGGTTCAAGGCCGTTACTACGCGATGGACCGTGACAAACGTTGGGAACGTGTTGAGAAATCATATCGTGCCATCGTTTATGGTGATGGACCAAAATACATTGACCCCCTCAGAGCGGTTGAAGAATCGTATGAGAAGTCTGTATTTGACGAATTCGTTGAGCCAACGGTTATCGTTAAAGCGGATGGTGAGCCGGTAGGTTTGGTGGAAAGCGGCGATTCCGTTATCTTCCTGAACTTCCGTCCTGACCGTGCGATTCAGCTGTCGCAAGTATTCACGAACAAGGATTTCCGTGGATTCGACCGCGGTCCGAAGTTCCCAGAAGGATTGCACTTCGTGTGCTTGACTCTGTTCAGTGAAACGGTTGAAGGTTATGTGGCTTATTCGCCTAAAAACCTCGACAATACGCTGGGTGAAGTTCTGGTTCAGAACAACAAGAAACAGCTGCGTATTGCAGAAACCGAGAAATACCCGCACGTAACCTTCTTCTTCAGCGGTGGACGCGACGTTGAGCTTCCGGGCGAAACTCGCGTACTGATTAACTCGCCAAAAGTTGCAACGTATGACCTGCAACCGGAGATGAGCGCTTATGAAGTAGCTGACGCATGTGTTCGCGAGATTGAAGCGGACAAACATGATGCGATTATTCTGAACTTCGCCAACCCGGATATGGTTGGGCACTCCGGCATGCTGGAGCCTACGATTAAGGCGGTTGAAGTGACAGATGAGTGCATGGGACGTGTTGTTGATGCTGTACTCGCCAAAGGTGGCGTTGTTCTTATCACAGCCGACCACGGTAATGCAGATATGGTATTCGATGAGCAAGGACGTCCGTTCACGGCTCATACAACGAATCCAGTTCCATTTATCGTTACAGACGCTAACGTAACCTTGCGTGAAGGTGGAATTCTGGCCGATATCGCGCCAACGATTCTGGACCTGATGCAATTACCTAAACCGGAAGAAATGACAGGTACATCGGTCATCGCTACCCGTAAATAA
- the eno gene encoding phosphopyruvate hydratase — MTIISDVYAREVLDSRGNPTVEVEVYLESGAIGRAIVPSGASTGAHEAVELRDGDKSRYLGKGVLQAVKNVNETIAPEVIGMDALDQLGIDKMMIALDGTPNKGKLGANAILAVSMAVARAAADALDLPLYVYLGGFNAKALPVPMMNIINGGEHADNNIDVQEFMVLPVGAPTFKEALRVGAEIFHNLKSVLSSKGLNTAVGDEGGFAPNLGSNEEAITTIIEAIEKAGYKPGVDVFLGMDVASTEFYKDGKYTLAGEGKSYTSAEYVDLLASWVEKYPIITIEDGMSEDDWDGWKLLTEKLGDKVQLVGDDLFVTNTERLEKGINEGIGNSILIKVNQIGTLTETFDAIEMAKRAGYTAVISHRSGESEDSTIADIAVATNAGQIKTGAPSRTDRIAKYNQLLRIEDQLGELAQYNGLKGFYNLKK, encoded by the coding sequence ATGACTATTATTTCTGACGTGTACGCTCGCGAAGTCCTCGACTCCCGCGGTAACCCTACGGTTGAAGTTGAAGTATACCTGGAGTCCGGCGCAATCGGACGCGCAATCGTTCCATCCGGTGCATCCACTGGTGCCCACGAAGCTGTTGAGCTTCGCGATGGTGACAAATCCCGCTACCTGGGTAAAGGCGTTCTGCAAGCTGTTAAGAACGTAAACGAAACAATCGCTCCAGAAGTGATCGGTATGGACGCTTTGGATCAACTGGGTATCGACAAAATGATGATCGCTTTGGATGGTACGCCAAACAAAGGTAAACTGGGTGCTAACGCAATCCTGGCTGTATCCATGGCGGTAGCTCGCGCAGCTGCTGACGCTCTGGACCTGCCACTCTATGTTTACCTGGGCGGATTCAACGCTAAAGCACTTCCAGTACCAATGATGAACATCATCAACGGTGGTGAGCATGCTGACAACAACATCGACGTACAAGAGTTCATGGTTCTTCCTGTTGGAGCTCCAACGTTCAAAGAAGCTCTTCGCGTAGGTGCAGAAATCTTCCACAACCTGAAATCCGTACTGAGCTCCAAAGGCCTGAACACAGCTGTAGGTGACGAAGGCGGCTTCGCACCGAACCTTGGTTCGAACGAAGAAGCAATCACTACAATCATCGAAGCGATTGAAAAAGCAGGCTACAAACCAGGCGTTGACGTATTCCTGGGTATGGACGTAGCTTCCACTGAGTTCTACAAAGATGGTAAATACACACTTGCTGGCGAAGGTAAATCTTACACTTCCGCAGAGTATGTTGACCTTCTGGCTTCATGGGTTGAGAAATACCCAATCATCACAATCGAAGACGGTATGTCCGAAGACGACTGGGATGGCTGGAAATTGCTCACTGAGAAATTGGGCGACAAAGTACAACTGGTTGGTGACGACTTGTTCGTAACGAACACTGAGCGTCTGGAAAAAGGTATCAATGAAGGTATTGGTAACTCCATCCTGATCAAAGTCAACCAAATCGGTACACTCACTGAAACATTTGATGCAATCGAAATGGCTAAACGTGCAGGATACACAGCTGTAATCTCCCACCGTTCCGGTGAGTCCGAAGACAGCACAATCGCTGACATCGCGGTTGCAACAAATGCAGGACAAATCAAAACAGGTGCTCCTTCCCGTACAGACCGTATCGCGAAGTACAACCAATTGCTCCGCATCGAGGATCAACTGGGCGAACTGGCTCAATACAATGGTCTCAAAGGATTCTACAACCTTAAAAAATAA
- the smpB gene encoding SsrA-binding protein SmpB — MGKNDGQSKVLAQNKKASHDYFIEDTYEAGMVLTGTEIKSLRNGRANIGDAFATIRNGEIHIHNMHISPFEQGNRHNPLDPTRTRKLLLHKSQIHKLLGLSKQEGYSIVPLKIYVRNGYAKLLLGLGKGKKQYDKRESAAKKDAQRDIQRALREKQKIAR; from the coding sequence ATGGGCAAGAATGATGGACAGAGTAAAGTGCTCGCACAGAATAAAAAGGCTTCCCATGACTACTTCATTGAAGATACGTATGAAGCGGGCATGGTGCTTACCGGAACGGAGATCAAATCTCTTCGTAACGGCCGTGCGAATATTGGAGATGCATTTGCCACCATTCGCAACGGTGAAATTCACATTCATAATATGCATATTAGCCCTTTTGAACAAGGGAACCGACATAATCCGCTTGATCCGACGCGTACGCGCAAGCTGCTGCTGCACAAGTCTCAGATTCACAAACTGCTTGGATTGTCGAAGCAGGAAGGGTACAGCATTGTGCCGCTGAAGATTTATGTGCGTAATGGATATGCGAAACTGTTGCTGGGTCTGGGTAAAGGTAAGAAACAGTATGATAAACGTGAGTCCGCAGCGAAGAAGGATGCACAACGTGATATCCAACGGGCACTGCGTGAGAAGCAGAAGATCGCTCGCTGA
- a CDS encoding sugar-binding transcriptional regulator has translation MRTILEVQKQLLPDLMDVLKKRYTILHQIMLSDVIGRRTLANSMQMTERVLRAETDLLKAQGLIEIDSAGMKISEAGHDLLQQLEPVAKELFGLSELEERIKQAYGLQKVVVVPGDSDISPFAKRELGKAGAKALGQVMNDNDVVAVTGGSTTAEVAEQLTPPTSLKGVWFVPARGGLGESLEIQANTIASTMAKRVGAHYKLLHVPDLLSDHAYESLIQDPSVQEILQLIRQSRIVIHGIGDAVEMARRRKLATEIIEELQEQGAVSESFGYYFNDQGEVVHTMLTLGMRLQDIERTDVVIGIAGGKSKAAAIHSVLRFGQEDILIIDEAAAEVIVAEME, from the coding sequence ATGCGAACGATTTTAGAAGTGCAAAAGCAGCTTCTGCCTGATCTCATGGATGTCTTGAAGAAGAGGTATACGATTCTGCACCAGATCATGTTATCGGATGTGATCGGGAGGAGGACGTTAGCCAATTCCATGCAGATGACCGAGCGGGTTCTGAGGGCTGAGACCGATTTGTTAAAGGCTCAGGGACTTATTGAAATTGACAGTGCAGGAATGAAGATCAGCGAGGCAGGGCATGATTTGCTGCAGCAGTTAGAGCCGGTAGCCAAAGAGCTGTTCGGATTATCCGAGCTGGAAGAACGCATCAAGCAAGCCTACGGTCTGCAAAAGGTAGTTGTCGTTCCCGGCGATTCGGACATTTCTCCATTTGCCAAACGGGAACTGGGTAAGGCCGGAGCGAAAGCTCTTGGTCAAGTGATGAATGATAACGATGTTGTTGCCGTTACAGGCGGATCAACAACGGCAGAAGTAGCAGAGCAGCTGACTCCGCCAACATCGCTGAAAGGTGTCTGGTTCGTGCCAGCACGCGGCGGATTGGGAGAAAGCCTTGAAATTCAGGCCAATACGATTGCATCGACGATGGCAAAACGGGTAGGAGCACACTATAAACTCCTGCATGTACCGGATTTGCTTAGCGATCATGCCTATGAATCATTAATTCAGGACCCTAGCGTCCAGGAGATTCTTCAGCTGATCAGACAGTCGCGAATCGTAATTCATGGAATCGGTGATGCCGTGGAGATGGCGCGAAGACGCAAGCTTGCAACGGAGATCATTGAAGAGCTTCAGGAGCAAGGAGCTGTATCTGAATCCTTCGGTTATTATTTTAACGATCAGGGTGAAGTGGTACATACCATGCTCACTCTGGGCATGCGGCTTCAGGATATTGAACGGACCGATGTGGTCATCGGGATTGCGGGTGGCAAAAGCAAGGCGGCTGCCATACATTCTGTACTGCGATTCGGACAGGAAGATATTCTGATTATTGACGAGGCTGCTGCCGAAGTCATCGTTGCCGAAATGGAATAA
- the gap gene encoding type I glyceraldehyde-3-phosphate dehydrogenase: MIKVGINGFGRIGRLAFRRIQNVEGIEVVAINDLTDAKMLAHLLKYDTTQGRFDGDVEVHDGFFKVNGKEVKVLANRNPEELPWGDLGVDIVLECTGFFTTKEAAEKHLKGGAKKVVISAPATGDMKTIVYNVNHEILDGTETVISGASCTTNCLAPMAKTLQDKFGIVQGLMTTIHAYTGDQNTLDAPHPKGDFRRARAAAENIIPNTTGAAKAIGLVIPELQGKLDGAAQRVPVATGSLTELVTVLGKKVTAEEVNAVMKEASDPQTFGYTEDEIVSSDIQGITFGSLFDATQTKVLTVGDQQLVKTVAWYDNEMSYTAQLVRTLEHFAKMIK, translated from the coding sequence ATGATTAAAGTAGGTATTAACGGTTTTGGACGTATTGGTCGCTTGGCATTCCGCCGTATTCAAAATGTAGAGGGCATTGAAGTAGTAGCAATCAACGACTTGACTGACGCTAAAATGCTGGCTCATTTGCTCAAATATGATACAACTCAAGGTCGCTTCGATGGCGATGTTGAAGTACACGATGGCTTCTTCAAAGTGAACGGCAAAGAAGTTAAAGTACTGGCTAACCGTAACCCAGAAGAACTTCCTTGGGGCGACCTGGGTGTAGATATCGTTCTGGAATGTACTGGTTTCTTCACAACGAAAGAAGCAGCTGAGAAGCACCTTAAAGGCGGCGCTAAAAAAGTTGTTATCTCCGCACCAGCTACTGGCGACATGAAAACCATCGTTTACAACGTAAACCATGAAATCCTCGACGGTACTGAAACTGTAATCTCCGGCGCATCTTGCACAACAAACTGCCTGGCTCCTATGGCAAAAACACTGCAAGACAAATTCGGAATCGTTCAAGGTTTGATGACTACAATTCACGCTTACACTGGCGACCAAAACACGTTGGATGCTCCACACCCTAAAGGTGACTTCCGTCGTGCTCGCGCAGCAGCTGAAAACATCATCCCTAACACAACTGGTGCTGCTAAAGCAATCGGTTTGGTTATTCCTGAACTGCAAGGTAAACTTGACGGTGCAGCTCAACGTGTACCAGTAGCTACTGGTTCCCTGACTGAGCTCGTAACTGTTCTGGGTAAAAAAGTAACTGCTGAAGAAGTTAACGCAGTAATGAAAGAAGCTTCCGATCCACAAACTTTCGGATACACTGAAGACGAAATCGTATCTTCCGATATCCAAGGTATCACTTTCGGTTCCCTGTTTGATGCAACTCAAACTAAAGTTCTGACTGTGGGCGACCAACAACTGGTTAAAACTGTAGCTTGGTATGACAACGAAATGTCCTACACTGCTCAATTGGTTCGCACTTTGGAGCACTTTGCAAAAATGATCAAGTAA